The Glycine soja cultivar W05 chromosome 6, ASM419377v2, whole genome shotgun sequence genome has a window encoding:
- the LOC114415629 gene encoding caffeic acid 3-O-methyltransferase, whose protein sequence is MGSTGETQITPTHVSDEEANLFAMQLASASVLPMILKSALELDLLEIIAKAGPGVHLSPTDISSQLPTQNPDAPVMLDRILRLLACYNILSFSLRTLPDGKVERLYGLAPVAKYLVKNEDGVSIAALNLMNQDKVLMESWYYLKDAVLEGGIPFNKAYGMTAFEYHGTDPRFNKVFNKGMADHSTITMKKILETYTGFESLKSLVDVGGGTGAVINMIVSKHPTIKGINFDLPHVIEDAPSYPGVEHVGGDMFASVPKADAIFMKWICHDWSDEHCLKFLKNCYEALPDNGKVIVAECILPVAPDSSLATKGVVHIDVIMLAHNPGGKERTEKEFEALAKGSGFQGFRVVCCAFNTNIMEFLKKI, encoded by the exons ATGGGTTCAACAGGTGAGACTCAGATTACCCCAACCCACGTATCTGATGAAGAAGCAAACCTTTTCGCCATGCAACTAGCCAGTGCTTCTGTCCTTCCAATGATCCTCAAATCAGCACTTGAGCTTGATCTGTTGGAAATCATAGCCAAGGCTGGCCCTGGTGTTCATCTTTCCCCCACTGACATTTCTTCTCAGCTCCCAACACAGAACCCTGATGCACCCGTTATGTTGGACCGTATATTGCGCCTATTGGCTTGCTACAAtatcctctctttttctctccgcACTCTCCCTGATGGCAAGGTTGAGAGGCTCTATGGTCTCGCCCCCGTTGCCAAGTACTTGGTTAAGAACGAAGATGGTGTCTCCATTGCTGCGCTCAACCTCATGAACCAGGACAAAGTCCTCATGGAAAGCTG GTACTATTTGAAAGATGCAGTCCTTGAAGGAGGCATTCCATTTAACAAGGCTTATGGAATGACAGCCTTTGAGTACCATGGAACAGATCCAAGGTTTAACAAGGTTTTCAACAAGGGAATGGCTGATCACTCTACCATCACAATGAAGAAAATTCTTGAGACCTACACAGGTTTTGAGAGTCTTAAATCTCTGGTTGATGTTGGTGGTGGGACTGGAGCTGTAATCAACATGATTGTCTCAAAGCATCCCACTATTAAGGGCATTAATTTTGATTTGCCTCATGTCATTGAAGATGCCCCATCTTATCCTG GAGTGGAGCATGTAGGTGGAGATATGTTTGCGAGTGTTCCGAAAGCTGATGCTATTTTTATGAAG TGGATTTGCCACGATTGGAGTGATGAGCACTGCTTGAAGTTTTTGAAGAACTGCTACGAGGCACTACCAGACAATGGGAAGGTGATTGTGGCAGAATGCATTCTTCCAGTGGCTCCAGACTCTAGCTTGGCCACAAAAGGTGTGGTTCACATCGATGTGATCATGTTGGCACATAATCCAGGTGGGAAAGAGAGAACAGAGAAAGAGTTTGAGGCTCTGGCCAAAGGGTCTGGATTCCAAGGTTTCCGAGTTGTTTGCTGTGCTTTCAATACCAACATCATGGAATTTCTCAAAAAGATTTAA
- the LOC114415631 gene encoding caffeic acid 3-O-methyltransferase-like: protein MGSTGETQITPTYVSDEEANLFAMQLASASVLPMVLKSALELDLLEIIAKAGPGVHLSPTDIASQLPTHNPNAPVMLDRILRLLACYNILSFSLRTLPDCKIERLYGLAPVAKYLVKNEDGVSIAALNLMNQDKVLMESWYYLKDAVLEGGIPFNKAYGMTAFEYHGTDPRFNKVFNKGMADHSTITMKKILETYTGFGGLKSLVDVGGGTGAIINMIVSKYPTIKGINFDLPHVIEDATSYPGVEHVGGDMFVSVPKADAIFMKWICHDWSDEHCLKFLKNCYEALPDNGKVIVAECILPVAPDFSLATKGVVHIDVIMLAHNPGGKERTEKEFEALAKGSGFQGFRVHCCAFNTYVMEFLKKEV from the exons ATGGGTTCAACAGGCGAGACTCAGATTACTCCAACTTATGTGTCCGATGAAGAGGCAAACTTATTCGCCATGCAACTAGCCAGTGCCTCTGTACTCCCTATGGTTCTCAAATCAGCTCTTGAACTTGATCTGTTGGAAATCATAGCCAAGGCTGGCCCTGGTGTTCACCTTTCCCCCACTGACATTGCTTCTCAGCTCCCAACACACAATCCTAACGCACCCGTGATGTTGGACCGCATATTGCGGCTCTTGGCTTGCTACAATatcctttctttctctcttcgcACTCTCCCTGATTGCAAGATTGAGAGGCTCTATGGGCTCGCCCCAGTTGCTAAGTATTTGGTCAAGAATGAAGATGGTGTCTCCATTGCTGCGCTCAACCTCATGAACCAGGACAAAGTCCTCATGGAAAGCTg GTACTATTTGAAAGATGCAGTCCTTGAAGGAGGCATTCCATTTAACAAGGCTTATGGAATGACAGCCTTTGAGTACCATGGAACAGATCCAAGGTTTAACAAGGTTTTCAACAAGGGGATGGCTGATCACTCTACCATCACAATGAAGAAAATTCTTGAGACCTACACAGGTTTTGGCGGTCTTAAATCTCTAGTTGATGTTGGTGGTGGGACTGGAGCGATAATCAACATGATTGTCTCAAAGTATCCCACTATTAAGGGCATTAATTTTGATTTGCCTCATGTCATTGAAGATGCCACATCTTATCCAG GAGTGGAGCATGTCGGCGGAGATATGTTTGTGAGTGTTCCGAAAGCTGATGCTATTTTTATGAAG TGGATTTGCCACGATTGGAGTGATGAGCATTGCTTGAAGTTTTTGAAGAACTGCTATGAGGCACTTCCAGACAATGGGAAGGTGATTGTGGCAGAATGCATTCTTCCGGTGGCTCCAGACTTTAGCTTGGCCACAAAGGGTGTAGTTCACATTGATGTGATCATGTTGGCTCATAATCCAGGTGGAAAAGAGAGAACAGAGAAAGAGTTTGAGGCTTTGGCCAAAGGATCAGGATTCCAAGGTTTCCGAGTCCACTGTTGTGCTTTCAATACCTACGTAATGGAATTTCTCAAAAAGGAGGTTTAA
- the LOC114415630 gene encoding protein DOWNY MILDEW RESISTANCE 6-like, with product MDIKVLSSGVQYSNLPESYIRPESERPRLSEVSECEDVPIIDLGSQNRAQIVHQIGEACRNYGFFQVINHGVALEAAKEMEEVAHGFFKLPVEEKLKLYSEDTSKTMRLSTSFNVKKETVHNWRDYLRLHCYPLEKYAPEWPSNPPSFKETVTEYCTIIRELGLRIQEYISESLGLEKDYIKNVLGEQGQHMAVNYYPPCPEPELTYGLPGHTDPNALTILLQDLQVAGLQVLKDGKWLAVSPQPNAFVINIGDQLQALSNGLYKSVWHRAVVNVEKPRLSVASFLCPNDEALISPAKPLTEHGSEAVYRGFTYAEYYKKFWSRNLDQEHCLELFKNK from the exons ATGGACATAAAAGTGCTTTCTTCCGGAGTTCAGTACTCAAATCTGCCGGAGAGTTACATCCGACCCGAATCGGAGCGACCTCGTCTTTCCGAGGTTTCGGAGTGCGAGGATGTTCCAATCATCGACTTAGGTTCTCAAAATAGAGCCCAGATTGTTCACCAAATCGGTGAAGCCTGCAGAAACTATGGTTTCTTCCAG GTGATTAATCACGGGGTGGCTTTAGAAGCGGCAAAGGAAATGGAAGAAGTGGCACATGGATTCTTCAAGTTGCCAGTGGAGGAGAAGCTCAAGTTGTACTCGGAAGACACATCAAAGACAATGAGACTGTCTACTAGTTTTAATGTGAAAAAAGAGACGGTGCATAATTGGAGGGATTATCTTAGGCTTCACTGCTATCCATTGGAGAAATATGCGCCTGAATGGCCTTCTAATCCACCCTCTTTCAA GGAAACTGTTACAGAATACTGCACAATAATTAGGGAATTGGGGTTGAGGATACAGGAATACATATCAGAGAGTTTGGGCCTAGAAAAAGACTACATAAAGAATGTATTAGGGGAACAAGGGCAGCACATGGCTGTGAACTACTATCCACCATGCCCAGAACCAGAACTTACCTATGGATTGCCAGGGCACACTGACCCAAATGCACTTACAATTCTGCTTCAAGACCTTCAAGTTGCTGGCCTTCAAGTTCTCAAAGATGGCAAGTGGCTTGCCGTTAGTCCCCAACCTAATGCCTTTGTCATTAACATTGGCGATCAACTTCAG GCTTTGAGTAATGGGCTTTATAAGAGTGTGTGGCACCGTGCTGTTGTCAATGTTGAGAAACCAAGGCTTTCTGTGGCTTCATTTCTTTGTCCAAATGACGAGGCATTGATAAGCCCTGCAAAACCACTCACCGAACATGGATCCGAAGCCGTATACAGAGGATTTACATATGCAGAATACTATAAGAAGTTTTGGAGCAGGAACTTAGACCAAGAACACTGTTTGGAACTTTTCAAGAACAAGTAA
- the LOC114415627 gene encoding protein TRANSPARENT TESTA GLABRA 1-like: protein MENSTEESHLRSENSVTYDSPYPIYGMSFSPSHPHRLALGSFIEEYNNRVDILSFHPDTLSVTPHPSLSFDHPYPPTKLMFHPRKPSPSSSSDLLATSGDYLRLWEIRDNSVDAVSLFNNSKTSEFCAPLTSFDWNDIDPNRIATSSIDTTCTIWDIERTLVETQLIAHDKEVYDIAWGEARVFASVSADGSVRIFDLRDKEHSTIIYESPHPDTPLLRLAWNKQDLRYMATILMDSNKVVILDIRSPTTPVAELERHRGSVNAIAWAPHSSTHICSAGDDTQALIWELPTLASPTGIDPVCMYSAGCEINQLQWSAAQPDWIAIAFANKMQLLKV, encoded by the coding sequence atggAGAATTCGACCGAAGAATCCCATCTCCGATCGGAAAACTCCGTCACTTACGATTCCCCTTACCCTATCTACGGCATGTCATTCTCCCCCTCCCACCCCCACCGCCTCGCCCTCGGCAGCTTCATCGAAGAATACAACAACCGCGTCGACATCCTCTCTTTCCACCCTGACACCCTTTCGGTAACTCCCCACCCTTCTCTCTCCTTCGACCACCCTTACCCTCCCACCAAACTCATGTTCCACCCCCGCAAACCCTCCCCTTCCTCTTCCTCCGACCTCCTCGCCACCTCCGGCGACTACCTCCGCCTCTGGGAGATCCGTGATAACTCCGTGGATGCCGTCTCCCTCTTCAACAACAGCAAGACCAGCGAGTTCTGCGCCCCCTTAACCTCTTTCGACTGGAACGACATCGACCCCAACCGCATCGCCACCTCCAGCATCGACACCACCTGCACCATCTGGGACATCGAACGCACCCTCGTCGAAACCCAACTCATCGCTCACGACAAGGAGGTTTACGACATCGCCTGGGGAGAGGCCAGAGTCTTCGCCTCCGTCTCCGCCGACGGCTCCGTTAGAATCTTCGACCTTCGCGACAAGGAGCACTCCACCATCATCTACGAGAGCCCCCACCCTGACACCCCTTTGCTCCGCTTGGCTTGGAACAAACAGGACCTGAGGTACATGGCCACCATTTTAATGGACAGTAATAAAGTTGTGATTTTGGATATTAGGTCTCCCACTACCCCTGTTGCGGAGTTAGAGAGGCACCGTGGGAGTGTGAACGCCATTGCTTGGGCTCCTCATAGCTCCACGCATATTTGTTCTGCTGGTGATGATACTCAGGCTCTTATTTGGGAATTGCCCACGCTTGCTTCTCCCACTGGGATTGATCCCGTCTGCATGTACTCTGCTGGCTGTGAAATTAACCAGCTGCAGTGGTCCGCCGCCCAGCCCGATTGGATTGCCATTGCTTTTGCCAACAAGATGCAGCTTTTGAAGGTTTGA